A window of the Natronomonas salina genome harbors these coding sequences:
- a CDS encoding YgaP family membrane protein has translation MDRNVGGIDRWLRVAVALALLGFGYRNRESRTGTLAFLAGSDLLATAVIQRCPVNALLGVDTCPGS, from the coding sequence ATGGATCGGAACGTCGGCGGCATCGATCGCTGGCTCCGCGTCGCGGTGGCGCTCGCGCTGCTCGGGTTCGGCTATCGGAACCGCGAGTCGAGAACGGGGACGCTCGCGTTCCTCGCCGGCAGCGACCTCCTGGCGACCGCAGTCATCCAGCGGTGTCCGGTGAACGCGCTGCTCGGCGTCGATACCTGTCCCGGGTCGTAG
- a CDS encoding Lrp/AsnC family transcriptional regulator, with protein sequence MCASHEYTPLDDVDRAILQLLQRDARNLTAVDIADRVGVTDGTVRNRIDKMEQSEIIEGYVPMVDYELAGYQLQIRIMCTAPIVDREDLAREALQIEGVVEVHEVMTGRENVEVKAVAPRHDDLTRIARTLDEMGLSVESEELIRHHYFRPFNHFGTQDVSGSDDEAVYDV encoded by the coding sequence ATGTGCGCCAGTCACGAGTACACCCCGCTCGACGACGTCGACCGCGCCATCCTCCAGTTGCTCCAGCGGGACGCCCGCAACCTGACGGCCGTCGACATCGCCGACCGCGTCGGCGTGACCGACGGGACGGTGCGGAACCGCATCGACAAGATGGAGCAAAGCGAGATCATCGAGGGGTACGTCCCGATGGTGGACTACGAGCTGGCGGGCTACCAGCTGCAGATACGGATCATGTGCACGGCGCCGATCGTCGATCGGGAGGACCTGGCGCGCGAAGCGCTCCAGATCGAGGGGGTCGTCGAGGTCCACGAGGTGATGACCGGCCGCGAGAACGTCGAGGTCAAGGCCGTCGCCCCCCGCCACGACGACCTCACCCGGATCGCTCGGACGCTCGACGAGATGGGGCTGAGCGTCGAGAGCGAGGAGCTGATCCGCCACCACTACTTCCGGCCCTTCAACCACTTCGGTACCCAGGACGTCAGCGGCAGCGACGACGAGGCGGTCTACGACGTCTGA
- a CDS encoding mechanosensitive ion channel family protein — translation MVQPDQLSTVAQVGAVEDQFREALGAAITFLPRLIGALIILLIGWVVGRAIGGVVERLVDRVELDEMVLETPLGNILGGTERAVAHAFGTLTRWFVYALAILAAADVLAIAVLSEWINTAVSYLPAFVAGLLVIILGFVVADFVGDAIKRTEAATRTGYTNWVATGVQLFLYFVVIVIGLDTMGIDVGILFVFARAMAWGLAVALALGLGISFGLGGQDYVRENIDRWARSGKSEVSSSGAGRDPDSGTGPSSGRPPE, via the coding sequence ATGGTACAACCTGACCAGCTATCGACGGTCGCACAGGTCGGAGCCGTGGAAGACCAGTTCCGAGAGGCGCTCGGAGCGGCGATCACGTTCCTGCCGCGGTTGATCGGCGCGCTCATCATCCTCCTCATCGGCTGGGTGGTGGGACGGGCGATCGGCGGCGTCGTCGAACGGCTCGTCGACAGGGTCGAACTCGACGAGATGGTCCTCGAGACGCCACTCGGCAACATACTCGGCGGCACCGAACGCGCGGTCGCCCACGCCTTCGGGACGCTCACGCGGTGGTTCGTCTACGCCTTGGCCATCCTGGCGGCCGCGGACGTCCTCGCCATCGCCGTGCTGTCGGAGTGGATCAACACCGCGGTCTCGTACCTGCCGGCGTTCGTCGCGGGACTGCTGGTGATCATCCTCGGGTTCGTGGTCGCCGACTTCGTCGGTGACGCGATCAAGCGGACGGAGGCGGCGACCCGCACCGGCTACACGAACTGGGTCGCCACCGGCGTCCAGCTGTTCCTCTACTTCGTCGTGATCGTGATCGGCCTCGACACGATGGGTATCGACGTCGGCATCCTGTTCGTGTTCGCGCGGGCGATGGCCTGGGGCCTCGCGGTCGCGCTCGCACTCGGCCTCGGTATCTCCTTCGGCCTCGGCGGCCAGGACTACGTCCGGGAGAACATCGACCGCTGGGCGCGCTCCGGGAAGTCCGAGGTCTCGTCGTCCGGCGCCGGTCGCGACCCGGACTCCGGAACCGGCCCGTCCAGTGGTCGGCCGCCGGAGTGA
- a CDS encoding halocyanin domain-containing protein: MTDLDRRAFVKIAGATAVAPAVAGCSGNGGNGGNGGNGGDVPDEIDEYLSNANGYDGSLEDHTGEDEVAVDVGTGDIGYAFGPAAIRIDTGTTVVWEWTGEGGSHNVVHENGDFESDLQGEQGDTFEYTFEESGNYRYYCNPHRGNGMLGGVVVE, translated from the coding sequence ATGACAGATCTGGACCGACGAGCGTTCGTCAAGATCGCGGGAGCGACGGCCGTCGCGCCGGCCGTCGCGGGCTGTTCGGGCAACGGCGGGAACGGTGGCAACGGCGGGAACGGCGGCGACGTCCCCGACGAGATCGACGAGTACCTCTCGAACGCCAACGGGTACGACGGTTCGCTCGAGGACCACACGGGCGAGGACGAGGTGGCCGTCGACGTCGGGACGGGTGACATCGGCTATGCGTTCGGCCCGGCTGCGATTCGAATCGACACCGGAACGACCGTCGTCTGGGAGTGGACCGGCGAGGGCGGCTCCCACAACGTCGTCCACGAGAACGGCGACTTCGAGAGCGACCTCCAGGGCGAGCAAGGCGACACCTTCGAATACACCTTCGAGGAGTCAGGGAACTACCGCTACTACTGCAACCCCCACAGAGGGAACGGCATGCTGGGCGGCGTCGTCGTCGAGTAA
- a CDS encoding DUF192 domain-containing protein: MTSLRTLATALLLVVALLATGCVTPFDAGDSSTPTAETPATQTATPTPSPSPPPAAHEGYDQTTVTVLDAETDAELGRVEAAVADNSSLRYTGLSDTEELPADRGMLFVHERERDLTYVMRKMDFGIDIVFVAENGTITSTHHATAPGPDEDGNDQGYSGTGRYVLEVNYEWTAERGIEAGDRVEFELPE, translated from the coding sequence GTGACCTCACTTCGCACCCTCGCGACCGCCCTCCTCCTCGTCGTGGCTCTCCTCGCGACCGGCTGCGTCACCCCCTTCGACGCCGGCGATTCGTCGACGCCGACCGCCGAGACGCCGGCGACGCAGACGGCCACGCCGACGCCCTCGCCGTCACCCCCGCCGGCGGCACACGAGGGGTACGACCAGACCACGGTGACCGTTCTCGACGCCGAGACCGACGCGGAACTCGGACGCGTCGAGGCCGCCGTCGCGGACAACAGCTCGCTCCGCTACACCGGCCTGAGCGACACCGAGGAGCTTCCGGCGGACCGCGGGATGCTGTTCGTCCACGAGCGAGAGCGCGACCTCACCTACGTGATGCGGAAGATGGACTTCGGCATCGACATCGTCTTCGTCGCCGAGAACGGTACCATCACGTCGACCCACCACGCGACCGCACCCGGCCCCGACGAGGACGGCAACGACCAGGGCTACTCGGGGACCGGCCGCTACGTCCTCGAGGTGAACTACGAGTGGACCGCCGAGCGGGGTATCGAGGCCGGCGACCGCGTGGAGTTCGAGCTCCCGGAGTGA
- a CDS encoding DUF192 domain-containing protein has product MRSRTPGYALTAVAVAVALLYLGVATGLLVPYLGGYDPAEPGDYDHTTVTVVDDATGEELGTVEAAVADSFRTRYVGLSNTDELPADRGMLFVHDDADRRTYVMRNMDFGLDIVFVAENGTVTTIHEAPAPGDDEDGGDQQYSGRGTYVLEVNRGWSDARGVEEGDRVAIEGYVEIDQ; this is encoded by the coding sequence ATGCGGTCCCGCACGCCCGGCTACGCACTCACGGCCGTCGCCGTCGCCGTCGCGCTGCTGTACCTCGGCGTCGCGACGGGCCTGCTCGTCCCGTACCTCGGCGGCTACGACCCCGCGGAGCCGGGCGACTACGACCACACCACAGTCACGGTCGTCGACGACGCGACGGGCGAGGAACTCGGCACCGTCGAGGCCGCCGTCGCCGACAGCTTCCGGACGCGGTACGTCGGTCTGAGCAACACCGACGAACTACCCGCGGACCGTGGGATGCTGTTCGTCCACGACGACGCCGACCGGCGGACCTACGTGATGCGGAACATGGACTTCGGGCTCGACATCGTCTTCGTCGCCGAGAACGGCACCGTCACGACCATCCACGAGGCGCCGGCGCCGGGGGACGACGAGGACGGCGGCGACCAGCAGTACAGCGGCAGGGGCACGTACGTCCTCGAGGTCAACCGCGGCTGGAGCGACGCACGCGGCGTCGAGGAGGGCGACCGGGTCGCCATCGAGGGCTACGTCGAGATCGATCAGTGA
- a CDS encoding ABC transporter ATP-binding protein encodes MAEYGLDGDDDPFEEQRANAENPMQRLFAEYGAQNRLAFVVGVVASIAARLLDLLPPVLLGLALDAIFRNDRAFALWLVPEAWTPTTPDGQLYLVVALIAGAFFFGAGFHWLRNWGFNAFAQHIQHDIRTDTYDTMQRLNMDFFADKQTGELMSILSNDVNRLERFLNDGLNSAFRLVVMVIGIAGILFYLNWQLALVALLPVPLIAGFTYLFIQIIQPKYAEVRSTVGTVNSRLENNLGGIQVIKSSNTESYESERVDDVSGDYLDANWDAIETRIKFFPGLRVLAGVGFVLTFLIGGVWVLTTETTGGAPGPFTRPLYAGEFVTFILLNQRFIWPMAQFGQIINMYQRAYASAERIFGLMDEPDRLAVDPGAEPLTVDDGRVEYDDVTFGYDDEEEPVVADVDFEVEGGETLALVGPTGAGKSTVLKLLLRLYDVDDGAIRIDGQDVRGVTLPSLRQHVGYVGQDTFLFYGTVEENITYGAFDADHESVVEAAKAAEAHEFITNLPDGYDTMVGERGVKLSGGQRQRISIARAVLKDPEILILDEATSDVDTETEMLIQRSLDRLTADRTTFAIAHRLSTIKDADTIVVLEGGRIVERGTHDELLENDGLYAHLWGVQAGEIDELPEEFIERAAKRQARTETDDD; translated from the coding sequence ATGGCGGAGTACGGGCTGGACGGGGACGACGACCCATTCGAGGAACAGCGGGCCAACGCCGAGAACCCGATGCAGCGGCTGTTCGCCGAGTACGGCGCGCAGAACCGCCTGGCGTTCGTCGTCGGCGTCGTCGCGAGCATCGCCGCCCGGCTCCTGGACCTCCTGCCGCCCGTCCTGCTCGGGCTGGCGCTGGACGCGATCTTCCGGAACGACAGGGCGTTCGCGCTCTGGCTCGTCCCCGAGGCCTGGACCCCGACGACGCCCGACGGGCAACTGTACCTCGTCGTCGCACTCATCGCGGGCGCGTTCTTCTTCGGCGCCGGGTTCCACTGGCTGCGCAACTGGGGGTTCAACGCCTTCGCCCAGCACATCCAGCACGACATCCGGACGGACACCTACGACACGATGCAGCGGCTGAACATGGACTTCTTCGCCGACAAGCAGACCGGCGAACTGATGTCCATCCTCTCGAACGACGTCAACCGCCTCGAGCGGTTCCTCAACGACGGGCTGAACTCCGCGTTCCGGCTCGTCGTCATGGTCATCGGCATCGCCGGCATCCTCTTCTACCTCAACTGGCAGCTGGCGCTGGTCGCGCTGTTGCCCGTCCCGCTCATCGCGGGCTTCACCTACCTCTTCATCCAGATCATCCAGCCGAAGTACGCCGAGGTGCGCTCGACGGTCGGCACCGTGAACTCGCGGCTGGAGAACAACCTCGGCGGCATCCAGGTCATCAAATCGAGCAACACGGAGTCCTACGAGAGCGAGCGCGTCGACGACGTCTCGGGCGACTACCTGGACGCCAACTGGGACGCCATCGAGACCCGCATCAAGTTCTTCCCCGGGCTGCGCGTCCTCGCCGGGGTCGGCTTCGTCCTCACGTTCCTCATCGGCGGCGTCTGGGTGCTGACCACCGAGACCACCGGCGGCGCCCCGGGGCCGTTCACCCGGCCGCTGTACGCCGGCGAGTTCGTCACCTTCATCCTGTTGAACCAGCGGTTCATCTGGCCGATGGCGCAGTTCGGGCAGATAATCAACATGTACCAGCGGGCGTACGCCTCCGCCGAGCGCATCTTCGGGCTGATGGACGAACCCGACCGCCTCGCCGTCGACCCCGGCGCCGAACCGCTGACGGTCGACGACGGCCGCGTCGAGTACGACGACGTCACCTTCGGCTACGACGACGAAGAGGAACCCGTCGTCGCGGACGTCGACTTCGAGGTCGAGGGCGGCGAGACGCTCGCGCTGGTCGGCCCCACCGGCGCCGGCAAGTCGACCGTCCTCAAGCTCCTGTTGCGGCTCTACGACGTCGACGACGGCGCGATACGCATCGACGGCCAGGACGTCCGGGGCGTCACGCTCCCCTCGCTGCGCCAGCACGTCGGCTACGTCGGCCAGGACACGTTCCTGTTCTACGGCACCGTCGAGGAGAACATCACCTACGGCGCCTTCGACGCCGACCACGAGTCGGTCGTCGAGGCCGCCAAGGCCGCGGAGGCCCACGAGTTCATCACCAACCTCCCGGACGGCTACGACACCATGGTCGGCGAGCGCGGTGTCAAGCTCTCCGGCGGCCAGCGCCAGCGCATCTCCATCGCCCGCGCCGTCCTCAAGGACCCCGAGATACTGATCCTCGATGAGGCCACCTCGGACGTCGACACCGAGACGGAGATGCTCATCCAGCGGAGCCTCGACCGCCTCACCGCCGACCGCACCACCTTCGCCATCGCCCACCGACTCTCGACCATCAAGGACGCCGACACCATCGTCGTCCTCGAGGGCGGCCGGATCGTCGAGCGCGGCACCCACGACGAGCTCCTGGAGAACGACGGGCTGTACGCCCACCTCTGGGGCGTCCAGGCCGGCGAGATCGACGAGCTGCCCGAGGAGTTCATCGAGCGAGCCGCGAAGCGGCAGGCCCGCACCGAGACGGACGACGACTAG
- a CDS encoding ATP-grasp domain-containing protein, translated as MLRLAVATNAETLERIRDPLADQDIRAEHVPTRERAQPLDEPLADGAFDAGFVYPPRLMEGGVADAILGVPWVNDREAVLRSRNKAETLARLRAADVPTPESAYVSSPVGESELAAVFERFDPPVVVKPNSTTRGVGVAKAHDLDSFLGVCDYLSLIHDFRATGDRSFLVQEYLPDARDYRAMVVDGEYVGAVERRLPDGERAAGRWKHNVHRGATAEGVELPDALRRLAEDAAAALEIDWLGVDLLVSGERAVVNETNARPTVDAATKYEPGFYDRLAGLIRTTARQE; from the coding sequence ATGCTCAGGTTGGCGGTGGCGACGAACGCGGAGACCCTCGAGCGCATCCGCGACCCGCTCGCGGACCAGGACATCCGCGCCGAGCACGTCCCGACCCGCGAGCGCGCCCAGCCGCTGGACGAACCGCTCGCCGACGGGGCCTTCGACGCCGGGTTCGTCTACCCGCCGCGACTGATGGAGGGCGGCGTCGCCGACGCGATACTCGGCGTCCCGTGGGTGAACGACCGGGAGGCGGTCCTCCGGAGCCGGAACAAGGCCGAGACGCTGGCGCGGCTCCGGGCGGCCGACGTCCCGACGCCCGAGTCCGCCTACGTCTCCAGTCCCGTCGGCGAGTCCGAACTGGCGGCGGTCTTCGAGCGGTTCGACCCGCCGGTCGTCGTCAAGCCCAACTCGACGACCCGCGGCGTCGGCGTCGCGAAGGCCCACGACCTCGACTCCTTCCTCGGCGTCTGCGACTACCTCTCGCTGATCCACGACTTCCGCGCGACCGGCGACCGGTCGTTCCTCGTCCAGGAGTACCTCCCGGACGCCCGCGACTACCGGGCGATGGTGGTCGACGGCGAGTACGTCGGCGCGGTCGAGCGGCGGCTCCCCGACGGCGAGCGCGCGGCCGGCCGCTGGAAGCACAACGTCCACCGCGGGGCGACGGCGGAGGGCGTCGAACTCCCCGACGCCCTCCGGCGGCTCGCGGAGGACGCCGCCGCGGCCCTGGAGATCGACTGGCTGGGCGTCGACCTGCTCGTATCCGGCGAGCGGGCGGTGGTCAACGAGACGAACGCGCGGCCGACCGTCGACGCGGCGACGAAGTACGAACCGGGGTTCTACGACCGGCTGGCGGGGCTGATACGGACGACGGCGCGGCAGGAGTAG
- a CDS encoding Hsp20/alpha crystallin family protein encodes MRRDDRDDPFDDIFSEIERMMEEMTGGVAGGNAGFGSDAHVSIYEEDDEIRVVADMPGVSKEAIDIKCDGRHVTISASTDRSDYEERIELPTRVDEHSAKATFNNGILEITLDRTGSSANIDLS; translated from the coding sequence ATGCGCCGGGACGACCGCGACGACCCCTTCGACGACATCTTCAGCGAGATAGAGCGGATGATGGAGGAGATGACGGGCGGTGTGGCCGGCGGCAACGCCGGCTTCGGCAGCGACGCCCACGTCTCCATCTACGAGGAGGACGACGAGATCCGCGTCGTAGCCGACATGCCGGGCGTCTCCAAGGAGGCCATCGACATCAAGTGCGACGGCCGGCACGTCACGATCTCGGCGTCGACCGACCGCAGCGACTACGAGGAGCGCATCGAGCTCCCGACCCGCGTCGACGAGCACTCCGCGAAGGCGACGTTCAACAACGGCATCCTCGAGATCACCCTCGACCGCACCGGCAGCTCCGCGAACATCGACCTGTCCTGA
- a CDS encoding type II glyceraldehyde-3-phosphate dehydrogenase, whose product MTIQVAVNGYGTIGKRVADAVTLQPDMELVGVAKTSPNHEAELAVENGYPLYAAIEERIELFEDAGIELAGTVDELVDAADVVVDACPSGIGEENKSLYEEYDTPALYQGGEDADMVDVSFNARSNFADAEGADHVRVVSCNTTGLSRLLAPLQEEYGVEKARITLVRRGGDPAQSGRGPINDILPNPVTLPSHHGPDVNTIFPDLSIDTLGLKVPATLMHTHSVNVTLETTPDASEVADLLREQSRTFMIQADSGIDGAGALKEYAQDRDRPRADIWENCIWEESISMEGDDLYLFQAIHQESDVVPENVDAIRAVLGEADAQESIDRTNEAMGVGF is encoded by the coding sequence ATGACCATCCAGGTCGCGGTCAACGGCTACGGGACTATCGGCAAGCGCGTCGCCGACGCCGTCACGCTCCAGCCCGACATGGAACTCGTGGGCGTCGCGAAGACCAGCCCCAACCACGAGGCGGAGCTGGCCGTCGAGAACGGCTACCCGCTGTACGCCGCCATCGAGGAGCGCATCGAGCTCTTCGAGGACGCCGGCATCGAACTGGCCGGGACCGTCGACGAACTCGTCGACGCGGCCGACGTCGTCGTCGACGCCTGCCCCTCCGGCATCGGCGAGGAGAACAAGTCCCTCTACGAGGAGTACGACACGCCCGCGCTCTACCAGGGCGGCGAGGACGCCGACATGGTCGACGTCTCGTTCAACGCGCGGTCGAACTTCGCCGACGCGGAGGGCGCCGACCACGTCCGCGTCGTCTCCTGTAACACGACCGGTCTGTCGCGACTGCTCGCGCCGCTGCAGGAGGAGTACGGTGTCGAGAAGGCCCGCATCACGCTCGTCCGTCGGGGCGGCGACCCCGCCCAGAGCGGCCGCGGCCCGATCAACGACATCCTGCCGAACCCGGTGACGCTGCCGAGCCACCACGGCCCGGACGTCAACACCATCTTCCCGGACCTCTCGATCGACACGCTCGGGCTGAAGGTGCCGGCGACGCTGATGCACACCCACTCGGTCAACGTCACCCTGGAGACGACGCCCGACGCCAGCGAGGTCGCCGACCTGCTCCGCGAGCAGAGCCGGACGTTCATGATCCAGGCGGACTCCGGCATCGACGGCGCCGGCGCGCTCAAGGAGTACGCCCAGGACCGCGACCGCCCGCGGGCGGACATCTGGGAGAACTGCATCTGGGAGGAGTCGATCTCCATGGAGGGCGACGACCTCTACCTCTTCCAGGCCATCCACCAGGAGTCCGACGTCGTCCCGGAGAACGTCGACGCCATCCGCGCCGTGCTCGGCGAGGCCGACGCCCAGGAGTCGATCGACCGGACGAACGAGGCGATGGGCGTCGGGTTCTAG